A region from the Verrucomicrobiota bacterium genome encodes:
- a CDS encoding cell division protein FtsW — protein MRFTAIILVIGMTGLTGLGMVTLSSAGLAKGGSQMLLEQVAFALVGLTLCGTLASIDYRSLKPWILPLWVLTLGLLVAVFFFDEVKGAHRWIRIGRIGFQPSEVAKVVLILLLAQYVEAHARFMNTFHRGLLVPGLFIGLTLGLIFVEPDRGTTALMAGVTGAMLIASGVRGLYLVPVGVVGLAGFVGLLLVDPVRYKRIMGWLHPELYRESSGYQAWQAMLALGAGGWNGVGLGEGRQKLGWVPEHQTDFIFSVVGEELGLVATLLVLATYVVMVVCGLAIAANARDTFGKFVAAGVSFLFGLQAFINIGVVTSVLPNKGIALPFVSKGGSNLVMMMACVGLLLSVARLARLRGEESS, from the coding sequence ATGAGATTCACCGCGATCATCTTGGTGATTGGCATGACCGGGCTGACCGGGTTGGGCATGGTGACCTTGTCCAGCGCGGGGTTGGCCAAAGGGGGATCCCAAATGTTGCTGGAGCAGGTGGCATTCGCCCTCGTGGGTTTGACGCTGTGCGGCACGCTGGCTTCGATCGATTACCGGAGTCTGAAGCCCTGGATCCTGCCGTTGTGGGTTTTGACCCTCGGGCTGTTGGTGGCGGTGTTTTTTTTCGACGAAGTCAAAGGAGCCCATCGCTGGATTCGGATTGGACGGATTGGATTTCAACCGTCCGAAGTGGCGAAGGTGGTGTTGATCTTGTTGCTCGCGCAGTACGTCGAGGCTCATGCGCGATTCATGAACACCTTTCACCGCGGCCTGTTGGTGCCAGGCTTATTCATCGGTTTGACCCTGGGGTTGATTTTCGTGGAACCCGACCGGGGAACGACGGCGCTGATGGCGGGCGTAACCGGGGCGATGTTGATCGCGAGCGGGGTTCGTGGGTTGTATTTGGTGCCGGTGGGAGTGGTGGGGTTGGCGGGGTTCGTGGGGCTGTTGCTCGTTGATCCCGTGAGATACAAGCGGATCATGGGCTGGCTGCATCCGGAGTTGTATCGCGAGAGTTCGGGCTATCAAGCCTGGCAGGCGATGCTGGCTTTGGGGGCCGGAGGATGGAATGGGGTGGGGTTGGGGGAGGGCCGTCAGAAGCTTGGCTGGGTGCCCGAGCATCAAACGGATTTCATCTTTTCGGTGGTGGGAGAGGAGTTGGGATTGGTGGCCACCCTGCTTGTGCTGGCGACGTACGTGGTGATGGTGGTTTGCGGTCTTGCCATCGCGGCAAACGCGAGGGACACCTTCGGAAAATTTGTGGCCGCAGGAGTCAGTTTTCTCTTCGGCTTGCAAGCCTTCATCAACATTGGCGTGGTGACCAGCGTCCTGCCGAACAAGGGCATTGCGCTGCCCTTCGTCAGCAAAGGAGGATCCAATTTGGTGATGATGATGGCCTGTGTGGGATTGCTTTTGAGCGTGGCCAGGCTCGCGCGCTTGCGAGGGGAGGAATCTTCGTAA
- a CDS encoding phospho-N-acetylmuramoyl-pentapeptide-transferase: MFFYLSQWMLEQAKGTSWEDTLSGLRVFQYVTFRSAGAAVTAMLLSWWLGPRVIQWLKELKFGQTYQDKATEAGGLTARVLDKRGTPSMGGLLIVTVIDLTVLLWADWNELVLITLLSLVVLSGLGFYDDYTKIVQRSSRGVQARVKLVVQFLLAGFVAVYLWRNAGTRFLITDVMAPFLKEPVLRDMAWVGMGLTVLVIVSSSNAVNLTDGLDGLAIGCVVIVAAAFLVLTYVAGHARFAAYLHVPYVAGSGELTVFCSSMVGAGLGFLWFNCHPAKVFMGDTGSLALGGALGIIAVLIQQPLLLPIAGGVFVLEAGSVLIQTSWFRFTRKRFGEGRRVFLMAPLHHHFERKGWYESQVVTRFYILCFLFVVVALSSLKLR, translated from the coding sequence ATGTTTTTCTATCTCAGTCAATGGATGCTGGAGCAGGCGAAGGGAACCTCGTGGGAGGACACCCTCAGCGGGTTGCGGGTTTTTCAGTATGTGACCTTTCGCAGCGCGGGGGCGGCGGTGACGGCGATGTTGTTGAGTTGGTGGCTGGGGCCGCGGGTCATTCAGTGGTTGAAGGAGCTGAAATTCGGCCAAACGTATCAGGACAAAGCGACGGAGGCGGGAGGGTTGACGGCGCGGGTGCTGGACAAGCGAGGCACGCCAAGCATGGGCGGTTTGCTGATCGTAACCGTGATCGATTTGACGGTGCTGTTGTGGGCGGATTGGAACGAGTTGGTTCTGATCACGTTGCTGTCGCTCGTGGTGCTTTCGGGGCTGGGTTTTTACGACGACTACACCAAAATTGTTCAGCGCAGCAGCCGCGGGGTGCAGGCACGTGTGAAGCTCGTCGTTCAGTTTCTCCTCGCGGGATTCGTTGCGGTTTATCTTTGGCGCAACGCCGGAACCCGGTTCTTGATCACGGACGTGATGGCGCCATTTCTCAAGGAGCCGGTCTTGCGGGACATGGCTTGGGTTGGCATGGGGCTGACCGTCCTGGTGATCGTTTCAAGTTCAAATGCCGTGAATTTGACCGACGGGTTGGACGGGTTGGCGATTGGTTGTGTGGTGATTGTGGCGGCGGCCTTTCTTGTGCTCACCTATGTGGCCGGGCACGCGCGGTTCGCGGCCTATCTTCATGTTCCTTACGTGGCGGGTTCGGGGGAATTGACCGTGTTTTGTTCGAGCATGGTGGGTGCTGGCCTGGGCTTTCTCTGGTTCAACTGCCACCCCGCGAAAGTTTTTATGGGGGATACCGGGTCGCTTGCCCTGGGGGGGGCTTTGGGGATTATTGCGGTGCTCATTCAGCAGCCGTTGCTGCTGCCCATCGCCGGAGGCGTCTTTGTCCTGGAGGCGGGTTCGGTATTGATTCAAACTTCATGGTTTCGCTTCACGCGCAAGCGTTTCGGCGAGGGAAGAAGAGTTTTCCTGATGGCTCCTTTGCATCATCATTTCGAGAGGAAAGGATGGTACGAGTCCCAGGTGGTGACTCGGTTTTACATCCTCTGTTTCCTGTTCGTGGTGGTGGCGCTCAGCTCCTTGAAACTTCGATGA
- a CDS encoding LysM peptidoglycan-binding domain-containing protein, which yields MNNPNPLVPQGSLLEEKARSKTSLPVAFFIFLVLHVLVLGGFLMVGCGKTEDPSKARSTLPPLTNDLPPLDTNVVYTPPPPASNAAVASLTSSLPSTTAGGASLAGGGSGNLGSGSNAAALPLQNEMPLHSQTDAGVTATSAEGLIEYKVAKNDNFALIAKKHHTTIKAIEQANPGVKSNKLKVGQKLNVPAGTAAAPSTKTGTGSGPEDGAAAAPSSTQAYVVKPGDNLTKIAKAHGTTLKAIRAANGMKTDRINEGQKLKIPVAGGSSAAATETSATVPSPPFQGGGSAPSGNPTASPRP from the coding sequence ATGAATAACCCGAATCCCCTAGTGCCCCAAGGCTCGCTGCTCGAGGAAAAGGCCCGCAGCAAGACCTCGTTGCCGGTGGCCTTCTTCATCTTCCTCGTCCTGCACGTCCTGGTGCTGGGGGGATTCTTGATGGTGGGCTGCGGCAAAACCGAGGATCCCTCCAAGGCCCGGAGCACGCTTCCGCCCTTGACCAACGATCTGCCGCCGCTGGACACGAATGTGGTTTATACTCCCCCGCCCCCGGCCTCGAACGCGGCCGTCGCGTCGCTCACGTCGAGTCTACCCTCAACCACCGCCGGTGGCGCCAGCCTGGCAGGAGGGGGGAGCGGAAATTTGGGCAGCGGTTCGAACGCCGCCGCGCTCCCACTCCAGAACGAGATGCCGCTTCACTCTCAGACTGATGCCGGCGTGACAGCGACGTCGGCCGAAGGTTTGATCGAGTATAAGGTTGCGAAGAACGACAACTTTGCCCTCATTGCCAAGAAGCATCACACCACCATCAAAGCGATCGAGCAGGCCAATCCCGGCGTCAAGTCGAACAAACTCAAGGTGGGGCAGAAGTTGAATGTGCCCGCGGGCACGGCGGCGGCTCCCTCAACCAAGACCGGGACGGGCAGCGGCCCGGAGGACGGGGCGGCGGCCGCGCCATCATCCACTCAAGCTTACGTCGTCAAGCCGGGGGACAATTTGACAAAGATCGCCAAGGCGCATGGCACAACCCTCAAGGCTATTCGAGCCGCGAACGGCATGAAAACGGATCGGATCAACGAGGGACAGAAATTGAAGATTCCCGTGGCGGGCGGTTCCTCGGCCGCCGCGACGGAAACCTCCGCGACCGTCCCGTCCCCGCCATTTCAGGGCGGTGGCAGCGCACCCTCGGGGAATCCGACTGCCTCGCCGCGGCCCTGA
- a CDS encoding UDP-N-acetylglucosamine--N-acetylmuramyl-(pentapeptide) pyrophosphoryl-undecaprenol N-acetylglucosamine transferase, with amino-acid sequence MPAVAPSSIRIALACGGTGGHLFPGVAVAEWLVDQGVEARLLVSEKEIDRLAREGAPGLRFVPLAGGGFSAGRRWMSLAATWRGWRQARRMFQDWRPHVLLSMGGFAGVAPVLAARTLRIPYVLHEANAFPGRATRWLASGAKQVLLAFEECRPWLKSARSDWTGMPVRRDLGRMEKVQARRELGLSAERPVMLVMGGSQGARAINDLFLAIRETLRSQWKELQTIHVTGPRDFERVSQRAGALGPHEKITAFETRMDRVLGAASFVVTRAGGSSIAELAAMSLPSILIPFPAAADDHQRRNAEVVVGWGGARMLAQSETTPDRLLREVLAFRDEDLRLRMAEAMSRVPVRQAAARVGVCLLEAAGCRVEPGMEGEAVFESAPSSPRPREGVPT; translated from the coding sequence ATGCCGGCCGTTGCTCCTTCATCCATTCGGATCGCTCTCGCCTGCGGAGGGACCGGAGGGCATTTGTTTCCGGGGGTTGCGGTCGCGGAGTGGCTGGTGGATCAAGGGGTCGAGGCGCGGTTGTTGGTCTCTGAGAAGGAGATTGACCGCCTCGCCCGGGAAGGAGCGCCGGGACTTCGTTTTGTTCCGTTGGCAGGAGGAGGGTTCTCGGCGGGGCGCCGGTGGATGAGCTTGGCGGCCACCTGGAGGGGATGGAGACAGGCGAGGAGGATGTTCCAGGATTGGAGGCCTCACGTGCTCCTTTCGATGGGCGGTTTTGCCGGTGTGGCTCCGGTTCTGGCGGCTCGCACCTTGCGCATTCCCTATGTCTTGCATGAAGCCAACGCCTTTCCCGGCCGAGCCACCCGCTGGCTGGCGAGTGGGGCGAAACAGGTGCTCCTGGCTTTTGAGGAATGCCGGCCTTGGTTGAAGTCCGCCCGGTCCGACTGGACCGGCATGCCCGTGAGGAGGGATTTGGGCAGGATGGAGAAGGTTCAGGCGCGTCGAGAACTGGGGCTTTCCGCGGAAAGGCCGGTGATGTTGGTCATGGGTGGGAGCCAGGGCGCGCGGGCGATCAACGACCTTTTCCTGGCGATTCGCGAGACGCTTCGTTCTCAATGGAAAGAGCTGCAAACGATCCATGTGACGGGGCCGCGGGATTTCGAAAGGGTGAGCCAACGGGCGGGAGCTCTTGGACCGCATGAAAAGATTACCGCGTTCGAGACGCGCATGGATCGGGTTCTTGGCGCGGCGAGTTTTGTCGTGACGCGGGCGGGGGGATCATCGATTGCGGAGCTGGCCGCCATGAGTTTGCCTTCGATCCTGATTCCGTTTCCGGCCGCGGCGGACGATCACCAGCGTCGTAATGCCGAGGTCGTGGTCGGGTGGGGCGGAGCCCGGATGCTGGCGCAATCGGAGACGACGCCAGATCGATTGTTGAGGGAAGTGCTGGCGTTTCGAGATGAGGACTTGCGTTTGAGGATGGCGGAAGCGATGTCCCGAGTGCCGGTTCGCCAGGCGGCGGCGCGGGTGGGAGTATGCCTGTTGGAA